One Heptranchias perlo isolate sHepPer1 chromosome 31, sHepPer1.hap1, whole genome shotgun sequence DNA segment encodes these proteins:
- the st6galnac6 gene encoding alpha-N-acetylgalactosaminide alpha-2,6-sialyltransferase 6 — MKTTADRYVVATVVFVLTTLLILYSSSSVNYSVGYKVGSADSVLSRAPLNLKKWATDDSYFPAIGNKTMHLHCGQCALITSSSHLLGSEMGSEIDKTECTIRMNDAPTTGYEKDVGSKTTLRVVAHSSIFRLLRKPQEFLNKSQETVLIFWGPPQKMQKSRRGSTYRLIHRVSLTFSNLSPFIIAPKRMQQFDDLFQRETGRDRRKSHSWLSTGWFTMVIAIQHCDSIQVYGMVSSNHCRKANHKRMPYHYYEPKGPDECMTFVGNENARKGNHHRFITEKDVFAQWAKLYNISFSNPSW; from the exons ATGAAAACTACG GCTGACAGATATGTGGTTGCTACAGTGGTCTTCGTGTTGACAACTCTGTTGATACTGTACAGCTCCAGCAGTGTCAATTACTCTGTTGGTTACAAAGTGGGTTCTGCCGACAGCGTTCTGAGTCGGGCACCATTAAATTTAAAGAAATGGGCTACCGAcgatagttactttccagctattGGAAACAAG ACAATGCACCTTCACTGTGGGCAGTGCGCTCTCATCACAAGTTCCAGCCACTTACTGGGCAGTGAGATGGGGTCAGAAATCGACAAGACCGAGTGCACCATCCGCATGAACGATGCGCCCACGACTGGATACGAGAAGGACGTAGGCAGCAAAACAACGTTGAGGGTCGTGGcccattccagcattttccgcttGCTGCGGAAACCCCAGGAGTTCCTCAACAAAAGCCAGGAAACGGTCTTAATCTTCTGGGGGCCCCCTCAGAAAATGCAGAAGAGCAGAAGAGGGAGCACTTACAGACTGATTCACCGAGTGAGCTTGACATTCTCAAACCTCTCTCCGTTTATTATTGCTCCTAAGAGAATGCAGCAGTTTGACGATTTATTTcagagagaaactgggagagacaG ACGGAAATCCCATTCCTGGCTGAGCACGGGCTGGTTCACCATGGTGATAGCCATTCAACATTGCGACAGTATCCAGGTGTATGGAATGGTCTCTTCCAATCATTGCAG GAAAGCTAACCACAAGCGTATGCCCTATCATTATTATGAGCCGAAAGGTCCCGATGAGTGTATGACATTCGTCGGGAACGAAAATGCCAGGAAGGGGAATCACCATCGTTTCATCACCGAGAAGGACGTGTTTGCACAGTGGGCGAAACTCTACAACATCTCCTTCTCGAACCCCAGCTGGTGA